In a genomic window of Sphingomonas lutea:
- the purH gene encoding bifunctional phosphoribosylaminoimidazolecarboxamide formyltransferase/IMP cyclohydrolase, which translates to MTDLVPVRRALISLSDKAGLDTLAVGFKRHNVEIVSTGGTAAKLRDLGADVRDISDLTGFPEMMDGRVKTLHPKVHGGLLAVRDNPEHAASMAEHDIAPIDLVVVNLYPFLDTLMSGADRDTIIENIDIGGPSMVRSAAKNHAHVAIVTDPADYETLLAQLDEQGGTTLDFRKKLAAKAYALTAAYDSTISQWFAFGDQGERFPKTWSFASRLKMPLRYGENPHQKAALYLPVGPAAPGIAQAEQVQGKELSYNNLNDASAALELAAEFRGSGPSVVIVKHANPCGVATRGSLVDAWNEALACDSVSAFGGIVAVNQPLDGPTAEAITAIFTEVVVAPDADAAAREIFARKKNLRLLLTGDLPDPARGGQTLAVIAGGLLVQDRDNGAITRDQLKCVTKRRPTDREVADCLFAWTVAKHVKSNAIVYAKDGVTVGIGAGQMNRRDSSRIAAAKAREAAETHGWAEPRTIGSAVASDAFFPFADGLLAAAEAGATAIIQPGGSIRDDEVIAAADEAGLAMLFTGMRHFRH; encoded by the coding sequence ATGACCGACCTCGTCCCCGTTCGCCGGGCGCTCATTTCGCTGTCCGACAAGGCCGGGCTCGACACGCTTGCCGTCGGCTTCAAGCGCCACAATGTCGAGATCGTCTCGACCGGCGGCACCGCCGCCAAACTGCGGGACCTGGGCGCCGACGTGCGCGACATTTCGGACCTCACCGGCTTTCCGGAAATGATGGACGGACGCGTCAAGACGCTCCACCCCAAGGTCCACGGCGGCCTCCTCGCGGTGCGCGACAATCCCGAACATGCGGCGTCGATGGCCGAACATGACATCGCGCCGATCGACCTCGTCGTGGTCAATTTGTACCCGTTCCTCGACACGCTGATGAGCGGCGCCGACCGCGACACGATCATCGAGAATATCGATATCGGCGGCCCCTCAATGGTCCGCTCGGCGGCCAAGAACCATGCCCATGTTGCGATCGTGACGGATCCCGCGGATTACGAGACCTTGCTCGCCCAGCTCGACGAGCAAGGCGGGACGACCCTCGACTTCCGTAAGAAACTCGCCGCCAAGGCCTATGCGCTGACAGCCGCTTATGACTCGACCATCTCGCAATGGTTCGCGTTCGGCGACCAAGGCGAGCGCTTTCCCAAGACGTGGAGCTTCGCCTCAAGGCTCAAGATGCCGCTGCGCTACGGCGAAAACCCGCACCAGAAGGCCGCGCTTTATCTGCCCGTCGGGCCCGCCGCGCCGGGCATCGCCCAGGCCGAGCAGGTCCAGGGCAAGGAACTCAGCTACAACAACCTCAACGACGCCAGCGCCGCGCTCGAACTCGCCGCCGAGTTCCGCGGCAGCGGCCCCAGCGTCGTCATCGTCAAGCACGCCAATCCGTGCGGCGTGGCGACGCGCGGCAGCCTGGTCGACGCGTGGAACGAGGCGCTGGCCTGCGACAGCGTGTCGGCGTTCGGCGGGATCGTCGCGGTCAACCAGCCGCTCGACGGCCCGACCGCCGAGGCCATCACTGCCATCTTCACCGAAGTCGTCGTCGCGCCCGATGCCGACGCCGCGGCGCGCGAGATCTTTGCGCGCAAGAAGAACCTCCGCTTGCTGCTGACCGGCGACCTGCCCGATCCGGCGCGCGGCGGGCAGACCCTGGCGGTCATCGCCGGCGGCCTGCTGGTGCAGGACCGCGACAATGGCGCGATCACTCGCGACCAGCTGAAATGCGTGACTAAGCGCCGGCCGACCGACCGGGAAGTCGCCGACTGCCTGTTCGCCTGGACCGTCGCCAAGCACGTCAAGTCCAACGCCATCGTCTATGCCAAGGACGGGGTCACTGTGGGCATTGGCGCTGGCCAGATGAACCGCCGCGACAGCTCGCGCATCGCGGCCGCCAAAGCACGGGAAGCGGCGGAAACGCACGGCTGGGCCGAGCCGCGGACGATCGGCTCGGCGGTCGCGTCGGACGCCTTCTTTCCTTTCGCAGACGGCCTGCTTGCGGCGGCAGAAGCCGGTGCGACGGCGATCATCCAGCCCGGCGGGTCGATCCGCGATGACGAGGTCATCGCTGCGGCCGACGAGGCAGGCTTGGCCATGCTATTCACCGGCATGCGCCACTTCCGACACTAA
- a CDS encoding lipopolysaccharide biosynthesis protein, which produces MAALARGGRINFLGFVLRLIARVPFLFIAGRMYGAEALGRFAYAVLVVEFAAQIATLGLKRGLAEQLAQTDKPHVNVVWDALLVAAVGSFLAMGLLFAFPQAMFPNSRIYGLEWLLPIAVIALAWSEVMLSALAYRHDVGATVRARAIVEPWTISIAAFALAFVSKRDGLIFAYALSMIAAVVASTIPFLRSYGLPRGWRPSPGDLRRMIRRNLPLAAADAVEWGSRRVDIAVLGLFFSPAVVGIYYVAQNVASLPSKLKTSFDPILGPVIARNLAAGDMAAVAKQVRQVGFWVIGAQMGVALALGIPGEAVMGLVGPAFVAGTAALGFLLAAEVVAAMAAVSEAALIYTARHRNMMLSFIMIALQAAFSVALILIMRKLDWPLMWQATGPAAGLMLALGFAAVTKSILLSRILKAPVSGWRWPLIWAAIAGVIAGQLAILVPEWAELLFGVPAILLAFGYVLWTRGFGPDDRELFKMRKADINEMSLPSPAESPSAPR; this is translated from the coding sequence ATGGCGGCCCTGGCGCGCGGCGGGCGAATCAACTTCCTCGGTTTCGTCCTGCGCCTGATCGCGCGCGTGCCGTTCCTGTTCATCGCGGGCCGGATGTACGGAGCCGAGGCGCTTGGCCGCTTCGCCTACGCCGTGCTCGTGGTCGAGTTCGCCGCGCAGATCGCCACGCTGGGCCTCAAGCGCGGACTGGCCGAACAACTCGCGCAGACCGACAAGCCCCACGTCAACGTCGTGTGGGACGCGTTGCTGGTCGCGGCCGTCGGATCATTCTTGGCGATGGGGCTGCTGTTCGCCTTCCCGCAGGCGATGTTCCCCAACAGCCGCATCTATGGGCTCGAATGGTTGCTGCCGATCGCGGTCATCGCCCTGGCCTGGTCCGAAGTGATGCTGTCGGCGCTGGCGTATCGCCATGACGTCGGTGCAACAGTGCGCGCCCGCGCGATCGTCGAGCCGTGGACAATCAGCATCGCCGCCTTCGCCCTTGCGTTCGTGTCCAAGCGCGATGGCCTGATCTTCGCCTACGCGCTGTCGATGATCGCGGCGGTCGTCGCCTCGACCATTCCCTTCCTGCGCAGCTACGGTTTGCCAAGGGGATGGCGTCCGTCGCCCGGCGACTTGCGGCGGATGATCCGCCGCAATCTCCCCCTCGCGGCCGCCGACGCGGTCGAATGGGGATCGCGGCGGGTGGATATTGCCGTGCTCGGGCTGTTCTTTTCGCCCGCGGTGGTCGGGATCTATTACGTCGCGCAAAACGTCGCTTCGCTGCCGTCCAAGCTCAAGACCAGTTTCGACCCGATTCTCGGCCCGGTCATTGCGCGCAACCTTGCTGCGGGGGACATGGCGGCGGTGGCCAAGCAGGTGCGGCAGGTCGGTTTCTGGGTGATCGGCGCGCAGATGGGGGTGGCGCTGGCGCTCGGCATCCCGGGCGAAGCCGTGATGGGCCTGGTTGGGCCGGCGTTCGTGGCCGGGACGGCGGCCCTCGGCTTCCTGCTTGCCGCCGAGGTGGTCGCGGCAATGGCGGCGGTCAGCGAAGCTGCGCTGATCTATACCGCGCGCCACCGCAACATGATGCTGAGCTTCATCATGATCGCGCTTCAGGCGGCCTTCTCGGTCGCCCTGATCCTCATCATGCGCAAGCTCGACTGGCCGCTGATGTGGCAGGCGACGGGCCCGGCGGCCGGGCTGATGCTCGCGCTGGGCTTTGCCGCGGTGACCAAATCGATACTGCTCAGCCGGATACTGAAGGCGCCCGTATCGGGCTGGCGCTGGCCGCTCATCTGGGCCGCAATCGCCGGCGTGATTGCCGGGCAACTGGCGATCCTGGTGCCCGAATGGGCCGAGCTTTTGTTCGGCGTCCCCGCGATCCTGCTCGCGTTCGGCTACGTCCTGTGGACGCGCGGGTTCGGACCGGACGACCGCGAGCTGTTCAAGATGCGCAAGGCCGACATCAACGAGATGAGCCTGCCGTCGCCGGCTGAAAGCCCAAGCGCGCCGCGTTAG